One genomic region from Colletotrichum lupini chromosome 7, complete sequence encodes:
- a CDS encoding CFEM domain-containing protein → MMFEDYTCGSRITVPGEIYGLSGFYALQTLYHSCIDIIKASILFMYLRIFHLPGEKITIALWVTQVLNLMNGIIFIFVGLFQCNPPAQPTVGTSFLHLLRRYSYSSIDLFVNYGSNQLPCNRDTNMNIVYLALAHAGINIALDVWMLILPLTQVWGMNLARRKKFAIMFMFSLGLFLTVVSCIRIKAILDFRKDPLNPTVAMMPSVIWTDLELYVGIFTACIPTLRQFFVRFILQQSEKKKRLSSAAAEYRGSMLTPKKGGSQQMSELDTIDESSHHNSP, encoded by the exons ATGATGTTTGAAGATTATACTTGTGGC TCGAGGATAACGGTGCCGGGAGAGATCTATGGACTCTCA GGCTTCTATGCACTACAAACATTATATCATTCCTGCATCGACATCATCAAGGCATCGATTCTCTTCATGTACCTTCGGATTTTTCATCTGCCTGGCGAAAAGATCACCATTGCGTTGTGGGTCACGCAGGTCCTCAACCTCATGAACGGCATCATCTTCATCTTCGTTGGCCTGTTCCAGTGCAATCCC ccagcccaacctacggttggaacctcctttttacacctactacgcagatattcatatagttcaattgatctcttcgtcaactacggttcgaaccaactaccctgtaatagggataccaacatgAACATTGTATATCTCGCGCTGGCACACGCAGGGATAAACATTGCGCTGGATGTTTGGATGCTCATTCTACCCCTGACCCAAGTTTGGGGCATGAATCTGGCTCGCCGCAAGAAGTTTGCGATCATGTTCATGTTCAGTCTCGGTCTATT TCTCACAGTCGTAAGCTGCATCCGAATCAAAGCAATCTTGGACTTTAGGAAAGATCCGCTCAACCCTACCG TGGCCATGATGCCGAGCGTCATTTGGACGGACCTTGAGCTTTACGTTGGAATTTTCACAGCTTGCATACCGACTCTTCGTCAATTCTTTGTTCGGTTCATCCTTCAACAGTCAGAAAAGAAGAAGCGTTTGAGTTCAGCTGCGGCTGAGTATAGAGGCTCAATGCTCACGCCCAAGAAGGGCGGGTCGCAGCAAATGAGCGAGCTCGACACCATAGACGAGAGCAGCCACCATAATTCTCCATAG
- a CDS encoding methyltransferase domain-containing protein has product MTNSSPSPVAANDRSETASPNREQALTSANEAATLEVDDTASINASGSSISDQISTYTASLTSSAIDYPTEYGRRYHAFRAGAYLGPNDELEMDRLDFHHTYMVKILGRRLFLAPIPSETTHRILDIGTGTGIWAIEAADVFPNAEILGNDLSAIQPSWVPPNVKFEIDDVESSWVNEQKFDFIFCRYMAGSIVDWPKLMKQIYANLKPGGWVEFQDYDINYVSEDGTLTEEHHTDRWSKLLIEACRKIGRDPCIGPLLEGWVKETGFVDVVHQKFKMPIGPWAKDPHYKEIGMMNLIQLMDGLEAFSLRTFCGVHGWTREEVLVLLAEVRKELKAGSFHAHTAIHVVYAQKPDEEEVEETS; this is encoded by the exons ATGACCAACTCTTCACCCAGCCCGGTGGCGGCGAATGACAGGTCAGAAACAGCATCGCCTAATCGTGAACAGGCCCTGACCTCGGCCAACGAAGCTGCTACTCTAGAGGTCGATGATACAGCTAGC ATTAACGCATCGGGCTCCAGTATCAGTGATCAAAT CTCGACCTACACGGCGTCTTTAACCTCCAGCGCGATAGACTATCCCACCGAATACGGCCGACGGTATCATGCATTTCGTGCGGGAG CATATTTGGGACCGAATGACGAG TTAGAGATGGACCGACTGGACTTTCATCACACCTACATGGTGAAGATCCTCGGCAGGAGGCTGTTCTTGGCTCCAATTCCATCCGAGACCACCCATAGGATTCTTGACATTGGCACCGGTACTGGCATCT GGGCCATCGAGGCAGCAGACGTCTTTCCCAACGCAGAG ATCTTAGGAAACGATTTGAGCGCGATTCAGCCATCTTG GGTTCCGCCGAACGTCAAGTTTGAAATTGACGACGTTGAAAGCTCCTGGGTAAACGAGCAGAAATTCGACTTCATCTTTTGTCGATACATGGCCGGTTCTATTGTCGATTGGCCCAAGCTCATGAAACAAATCTACGC AAATCTCAAGCCTGGAGGCTGGGTCGAGTTTCAAGACTACGACATCAATTATGTCTCGGAGGACGGAACACTGACTGAAGAGCACCACACTGACCGGTGGAGTAAACTCTTGATCGAGGCCTGCAGAAAGATTGGCCGTGATCCCTGCATCGGACCGTTGCTCGAAGGCTGGGTTAAGGAAACAGGATTCGTCGATGTCGTCCATCAGAAGTTCAAGATGCCCATCGGGCCATGGGCCAAAGATCCTCACTACAAAGAGATTGGTATGATGAACCTCATTCAGCTAATGGATGGCTTGGAAGCATTCAGTTTGAGGACCTTCTGTGGCGTCCATGGATGGACCAGAGAGGAAGTCTTGGTACTGCTAGCCGAGGTACGCAAGGAGCTAAAGGCCGGGAGCTTCCATGCCCATACTGCGAT CCACGTGGTTTATGCACAAAAACCAGATGAAGAGGAGGTGGAGGAGACCTCTTGA
- a CDS encoding alcohol dehydrogenase codes for MVLLPQTMRSLVAPKHGSPVGWEVAEVPVPTITSPTDVIIRVKAGAVMKGDCQRSQGSPIVALRKESFPIKIGCEGSGIVVAVGADVKTLKVGDAVYGLCFTRPAFSIPDPGFCSEYAVGPERLFLPKPPHMSFEEAASLLGYTVTAYQAIRRGLAIAGQETLEGKTVFIPGALSGGGFSAIQVAKNVFGARKITSTVSTPKMSLVEQHLPGMVDELIDYTTTDVGSVIPKGSVDFMFNTQWNTMGPAIPLLNPKTGILMSIASIPPPTLTKELLGPALVPFWAVWVLNLAQLWYSFLLRGTNIKHEFVSGNPENREDLEKAGELIATGKVKGVFRVVDLADLKSVKEECEKVNSGKGGIGRCIIRVES; via the exons ATGGTCCTCCTCCCTCAGACGATGCGCTCTCTCGTCGCGCCGAAGCACGGCAGCCCTGTCGGCTGGGAAGTAGCTGAAGTGCCGGTGCCGACCATTACCAGCCCCACGGACGTGATAATTCGAGTAAAGGCTGGAGCTGTCATGAAGGGCGACTGCCAGAGATCTCAGGGTTCTCCGATCGTTGCGCTACGCAAAGAAAG TTTTCCCATCAAGATTGGCTGCGAGGGCTCTGGGATTGTCGTAGCTGTCGGCGCGGACGTAAAAACCCTCAAAGTAGGCGACGCAGTCTACGGGCTGTGCTTCACGCGGCCAGCCTTCAGCATCCCCGACCCAGGCTTCTGCTCCGAGTACGCCGTTGGGCCGGAGAGACTTTTCCTGCCCAAGCCGCCGCATATGAGCTTTGAAGAGGCTGCATCTCTTTTGGGATACACCGTCACGGCGTACCAGGCCATTAGACGCGGACTCGCCATCGCAGGACAGGAAACGCTGGAAGGCAAGACCGTCTTCATTCCCGGAGCCCTGAGCGGTGGAGGCTTCAGCGCGATCCAAGTTGCCAAAAATGTCTTTGGCGCCAGGAAGATTACTTCCACGGTTTCGACTCCTAAGATGAGCCTCGTTGAGCAGCATCTTCCGGGGATGGTTGATGAACTTATTGATTACACCACTACGGACGTCGGCTCTGTGATACCCAAAGGAAGCGTGGACTTCATGTTCAACACGCAGTGGAATACTATGGGTCCCGCAATACCTCTTCTCAATCCCAAGACGGGCATACTCATGTCTATCGCATCTATTCCCCCGCCAACATTGACAAAAGAGCTCCTTGGGCCAGCACTGGTTCCCTTCTGGGCTGTCTGGGTGTTAAACTTGGCCCAGCTTTGGTACTCGTTCTTGTTACGCGGCACCAATATCAAGCATGAATTCGTGTCTGGCAATCCCGAGAACAGAGAGGACTTGGAGAAGGCTGGGGAGCTTATCGCTACTGGCAAGGTCAAGGGCGTCTTTCGAGTGGTGGACCTGGCGGACTTGAAATCGGTGAAGGAAGAGTGTGAGAAGGTGAACAGTGGCAAGGGAGGGATTGGGAGATGCATAATAAGGGTCGAGTCTTGA
- a CDS encoding chitin recognition protein, which translates to MKSSRIEVSVGGFGGAFGGLGGTAPPKAPNVSAVRKGSIAGLHEAKEGWLQPPLHAILPFIGFGGRMSQGVTVALAEKRERDGESWIDDAIGLCRGILHRNNAQRGGRTIPAAFLFWTLSAHGRTAGEKEEPLWRGSAPGSWKMEDVTCGSFLDLGADVIVTEVRIASSITRTPVFKPILAVRNLSMFVLLSIAVSWCSAAFDPTSKNNVVVYYGQGPNQGDLINQCQQPEIDVIVLSFVHLFPAQANGYPGTNFGNRCGGQVYPGPGFNGVIDPSKDQLQSNCPSLNAQIPVCQQQYGKKILLSLGGGVVSYQLTGRNEGELLATYLWYMFGPKDPNWTGPRPFDYNGQAVEVDGFDMDIEHPSTDNSEGYIALVTLLRTFYATASKQYYLTGAPQCVVPDANMAAMISAAKFDMIFVQFYNTPSCSAATWAASNPSYTPGSTYQQAGFTFDAWVQWLSNTPSRGAKVFITLPGSSDAANAGNYITHQQANNLISAYYCRPSFGGVAVWEATRGDGNPYNGKSFQATMKIWLQGAAADTRLASCQAPSTTTASSSQPTTSTTPTQPNPGEPGSCGPGVGSCGSGYCCSAYGYCGTTSAYCGTGCQPGFGTCSAGSSSGGSSGGSSGGNSGGSSGGSSGGSSGGSSGSGGSSGLPVARDARMDGVVIRISTVVLGANPVMAFAVDFESKTGVRGCYVKWEGDVRIKLFPGQQAASTDAILHLLGSSSTTPQPPTVPLHPSHCTSPIRYSNFTALLRTYTLALELQLPLIQSPLLKLSIDAADMHTRNTDDRSGLLAIRQLTDAGVFPECYLIRVLRPNLSALGAPFDNGGDTWKTFCVVVLTTVVCHRNVNKKLLMAGKDVSYYRPVVVPPRMHDNPTAIAADIAAGLSARLMRPTAEKDVIPMRWDLELILEPLEPRWEN; encoded by the exons ATGAAATCATCACGAATCGAG GTCTCGGTCGGCGGTTTCGGTGGGGCATTCGGCGGTCTCGGCGGCACGGCCCCACCGAAAGCCCCGAATGTTTCGGCCGTCCGGAAAGGCTCGATCGCGGGGTTACACGAAGCAAAGGA AGGATGGCTCCAACCCCCTCTTCACGCGATCTTGCCCTTTATCGGCTTTGGTGGCAGGATGAGTCAAGGGGTAACGGTCGCCCTTGCAGAAAAGAGGGAACGTGACGGGGAAAGTTGGATTGACGACGCCATCGGACTCTGTCGCGGAATTCTGCATCGCAATAACGCCCAGCGGGGAGGGAGGACTATTCCCGCCGCATTTCTTTTCTGGACACTTTCCGCCCACGGCAGGACCGCaggagagaaggaggagcCGTTATGGAGGGGGTCCGCGCCTGGCTCTTGGAAGATGGAAGATGTAACTTGCGGGAG TTTCCTAGACTTGGGCGCCGACGTCATCGTTACTGAAGTCCGCATTGCCTCCAGCATCACGAGGACTCCTGTGTTCAAGCCAATATTGGCTGTCAGAAACCTGTC GATGTTCGTCTTGTTGAGCATAGCAGTCTCATGGTGTTCTGCAGCTTTCGACCCAACTTCGAAAAACAATGTTGTTGTCTATTAC GGGCAAGGTCCGAATCAGGGCGACCTAATAAACCAATGCCAGCAGCCCGAGATTGATGTAATTGTCCTCTCGTTCGTGCATCTTTTCCCAGCCCAGGCAAACGGATACCCTGGAACAAACTTTGGCAATCGATGCGGCGGCCAAGTTTACCCAGGTCCTGGCTTCAACGGTGTCATCGACCCTTCCAAAGATCAGTTGCAGTCAAATTGCCCTAGTCTCAACGCTCAGATTCCAGTATGCCAGCAGCAGTATGGCAAGAAGATATTGCTGTCACTCGGAGGTGGCGTGGTATCATACCAGCTTACAGGCAGAAACGAGGGTGAACTCCTGGCAACTTACTTGTGGTACATGTTCGGACCGAAAGATCCCAACTGGACAGGGCCTCGTCCATTCGATTACAACGGGCAAGCGGTTGAGGTTGACGGATTCGATATGGATATAGAGCATCCATCCACAG ACAATTCGGAAGGCTACATTGCCCTAGTGACCCTTCTGCGTACATTCTATGCCACAGCTTCGAAGCAATACTACCTGACTGGCGCTCCTCAATGCGTCGTTCCAGATGCCAACATGGCTGCGATGATCTCCGCCGCCAAGTTCGACATGATCTTTGTCCAATTTTACAACACCCCTAGTTGCTCAGCTGCGACTTGGGCAGCTAGCAACCCATCCTACACCCCTGGTTCAACATATCAGCAAGCCGGGTTCACGTTCGATGCCTGGGTTCAATGGCTATCGAACACCCCAAGCAGAGGCGCAAAGGTGTTCATCACCCTACCTGGTTCTTCAGATGCCGCCAATGCTGGGAACTATATCACCCATCAGCAGGCAAATAATCTCATCAGCGCGTACTACTGCCGGCCATCTTTCGGAGGCGTGGCTGTTTGGGAGGCAACTCGCGGTGACGGCAACCCCTATAACGGCAAATCTTTCCAGGCCACCATGAAAATTTGGCTGCAGGGAGCTGCAGCAGACACGCGACTCGCGAGCTGCCAA GCACCATCAACAACGACAGCATCTTCTAGCCAACCGACGACATCGACAACACCGACACAGCCCAATCCAGGCGAGCCTGGTTCTTGCGGTCCCGGTGTTGGATCTTGCGGTAGCGGATACTGCTGCAGTGCATATGGATATTGCGGGACGACAAGTGCTTACTGCGGAACTGGTTGCCAGCCGGGCTTTGGCACATGCAGCGCGGGAAGCAGCTCCGGAGGCAGCTCCGGAGGCAGTTCAGGAGGCAATTCAGGAGGCAGCTCTGGTGGCAGCTCCGGTGGTAGTTCCGGCGGTAGCTCAGGCAGCGGTGGGAGCTCAGGGCTGCCGGTCGCAAGAGACG CAAGAATGGATGGTGTGGTAATTCGGATCTCTACTGTGGTGCTGGGTGCCAACCCGGTTATGGCATTTGCAGTTGATTTCGAGAGCAAAACTGGGGTCCG AGGCTGTTACGTGAAATGGGAGGGTGATGTGCGCATCAAGCTCTTCCCTGGGCAGCAGGCAGCGAGCACAGATGCCATTCTCCACCTGCTGGGATCTTCCTCCACGACTCCACAGCCTCCCACCGTTCCACTCCATCCATCCCACTGCACATCGCCGATCCGATATTCCAACTTCACTGCCTTACTACGCACGTATACACTTGCTCTCGAATTACAACTACCTCTT ATTCAAAGCCCGTTACTGAAACTCTCTA TAGATGCTGCCGACATGCATACTCGAAACACAGATGACAGATCCGGGCTCCTCGCCATACGGCAGTTGACAGACGCCGGAGTTTTCCCCGAATGTTACCTCATTCGCGTCTTACGACCAAACCTCTCGGCTCTCGGTGCGCCATTCGATAATGGTGGGGACACTTGGAAAACCTTCTGTGTTGTCGTTCT GACTACTGTGGTATGCCACCGGAACGTCAATAAGAAGCTTCTT ATGGCGGGAAAAGATGTTTCCTATTACCGGCCAG TGGTGGTTCCCCCGCGTATGCACGACAACCCTACCGCTATTGCTGCCGACATCGCTGCCGGTCTCTCCGCTAGGTTGATGCGGCCAACGGCCGAGAAAGATGTCATCCCCATGCGTTGGGACCTCGAGCTAATCTTGGAGCCATTGGAGCCAAGATGGGAGAACTAG